One window of Bos indicus isolate NIAB-ARS_2022 breed Sahiwal x Tharparkar chromosome 18, NIAB-ARS_B.indTharparkar_mat_pri_1.0, whole genome shotgun sequence genomic DNA carries:
- the ZNF304 gene encoding zinc finger protein 304 isoform X1, with protein MAAAALMTWAQGGVTFEDVFVYFSREEWELLEEAQRLLYRDVMLENFAHVAALGCWCEADNEEAPSEQIVCVEGVSEVRTPGSCPLIQKVHPCERSDPLLKDIFHWAEHQGSCPAQNLDTRDPCGRGFLLSENFHQHQKPHSGNDPVQGDADEASCVKSCAVYELGRPCTCRGKGMDMLDSSSLFQHQSTHSGLSPHRTAEFAESFAHKSSLSCHQGDSDELMFFSCTDDEKAFMNAFSLLDNQVTQAVEVQSFRCLPCGNLSNEKSTLIHHRKLHGGETSHVCRECGKAFINLSHLKTHQKFHTGKRQYTCSECGKAFSRKDTLVQHQRVHTGERSYDCTECGKAYSRSSHLVQHQRIHTGERPYKCSECGKAFSRKDTLVQHQRFHTGERPYECSECGKFFSQSSHLIEHWRIHTGARPYECIECGKFFSHNSSLIKHRRVHTGAKSYVCGKCGKAFGCKDTLVQHQIIHTGARPYECSECGKAFSRKDTLVQHRKIHTGERPYECNDCGKFFSHSSNLIVHQRIHTGAKPYECSECGKCFSHNSSLILHQRVHSGARPYVCSECGKAYISSSHLVQHKKVHTGARPYKCSECGKFFSRNSSLILHQRVHTGEKPYVCNECGKAYSRSSHLVRHQKAHPGEGPHECGSFGDPLAASLKLV; from the exons GGTGGTGTGACCTTCGAGGATGTGTTCGTGTACTTCTCCCGGGAGGAGTGGGAGCTGCTGGAGGAAGCTCAGAGACTCCTGTACCGtgatgtgatgctggagaacttcGCACACGTGGCCGCCTTGG GTTGTTGGTGTGAAGCAGACAATGAGGAGGCCCCCTCCGAGCAGATTGTTTGTGTAGAAGGAGTGTCAGAGGTCAGGACTCCTGGGTCCTGTCCACTTATCCAGAAAGTCCATCCATGTGAGAGAAGTGACCCGCTCTTAAAAGACATTTTCCACTGGGCTGAACACCAGGGTTCGTGCCCTGCACAGAACCTGGACACACGTGACCCCTGTGGGCGAGGATTCCTGTTGAGTGAAAACTTTCATCAGCACCAGAAACCACATAGTGGGAACGATCCCGTCCAGGGGGATGCTGATGAGGCCTCATGTGTGAAGAGCTGTGCTGTCTATGAGTTAGGGAGACCTTGTACTTGCAGGGGGAAAGGGATGGACATGCTGGATAGCTCTAGCCTTTTCCAGCACCAGAGCACTCACAGTGGACTGAGTCCACACAGAACAGCTGAGTTTGCGGAATCATTTGCACACAAGTCGAGTCTCAGTTGTCACCAGGGAGACAGTGATGAACTGATGTTTTTCAGTTGCACTGACGATGAGAAAGCCTTCATGAACGCCTTCAGTCTCCTCGACAACCAGGTAACTCAGGCGGTTGAAGTGCAGTCCTTTAGGTGCCTACCTTGTGGAAATCTGTCCAACGAGAAATCCACTCTTATTCATCATAGAAAACTTCATGGTGGGGAAACATCACATGTGTGCAGGGAGTGTGGAAAGGCCTTCATTAACTTGTCTCACCTAAAAACTCACCAGAAATTTCACACTGGCAAAAGACAATATACATGCAGTGAATGTGGAAAGGCCTTCAGCCGCAAAGACACACTTGTGCAGCACCagagagttcacactggagaaaggtCTTATGACTGCACTGAATGTGGAAAAGCCTACAGCAGAAGCTCCCACCTCGTTCAGCACCAGAGAATTCACACCGGAGAAAGGCCTTATAAATGCAGTGAATGTGGAAAGGCCTTTAGTCGTAAAGACACACTTGTGCAGCACCAGAGATTTCACACAGGGGAAAGGCCTTACGAGTGCAGTGAATGCGGAAAATTCTTTAGCCAAAGCTCTCACCTTATTGAGCACTGGAGAATTCACACCGGGGCGAGGCCTTACGAGTGTAttgaatgtggaaaattctttagccATAACTCCAGCCTCATTAAACATAGGAGAGTCCACACAGGAGCAAAGTCTTATGTGTGCGGCAAATGTGGGAAGGCTTTTGGCTGCAAAGACACACTTGTTCAGCACCAGATAATTCACACTGGTGCACGGCCTTATGAGTGCAGCGAGTGTGGAAAGGCCTTTAGCCGTAAAGATACACTTGTACAGCACCGGAAAATCcacactggagaaaggccttatgagtgcaatgactgtggaaagttctttagCCATAGCTCCAACCTCATTGTGCACcagagaattcacactggagCGAAGCCTTAtgaatgcagtgaatgtgggaaatgcTTTAGCCACAATTCTAGCCTCATTCTACACCAGAGAGTTCACAGTGGAGCGAGGCCTTATGTGTGTAGTGAATGCGGAAAAGCCTACATTAGTAGCTCCCACCTTGTTCAGCACAAGAAAGTTCACACTGGAGCGAGACCTTATAAGTGCAGTGAATGCGGGAAATTCTTTAGCCGCAACTCTAGCCTCATTCTACACCagagagttcacactggagaaaagccttaCGTGTGCAATGAATGTGGGAAGGCCTATAGCAGAAGCTCCCATCTTGTTCGGCACCAGAAAGctcaccctggagaaggacctCATGAATGCGGCAGTTTTGGTGACCCTTTAGCTGCGTCTCTTAAACTTGTTTAA
- the ZNF304 gene encoding zinc finger protein 304 isoform X2, with translation MLENFAHVAALGCWCEADNEEAPSEQIVCVEGVSEVRTPGSCPLIQKVHPCERSDPLLKDIFHWAEHQGSCPAQNLDTRDPCGRGFLLSENFHQHQKPHSGNDPVQGDADEASCVKSCAVYELGRPCTCRGKGMDMLDSSSLFQHQSTHSGLSPHRTAEFAESFAHKSSLSCHQGDSDELMFFSCTDDEKAFMNAFSLLDNQVTQAVEVQSFRCLPCGNLSNEKSTLIHHRKLHGGETSHVCRECGKAFINLSHLKTHQKFHTGKRQYTCSECGKAFSRKDTLVQHQRVHTGERSYDCTECGKAYSRSSHLVQHQRIHTGERPYKCSECGKAFSRKDTLVQHQRFHTGERPYECSECGKFFSQSSHLIEHWRIHTGARPYECIECGKFFSHNSSLIKHRRVHTGAKSYVCGKCGKAFGCKDTLVQHQIIHTGARPYECSECGKAFSRKDTLVQHRKIHTGERPYECNDCGKFFSHSSNLIVHQRIHTGAKPYECSECGKCFSHNSSLILHQRVHSGARPYVCSECGKAYISSSHLVQHKKVHTGARPYKCSECGKFFSRNSSLILHQRVHTGEKPYVCNECGKAYSRSSHLVRHQKAHPGEGPHECGSFGDPLAASLKLV, from the exons atgctggagaacttcGCACACGTGGCCGCCTTGG GTTGTTGGTGTGAAGCAGACAATGAGGAGGCCCCCTCCGAGCAGATTGTTTGTGTAGAAGGAGTGTCAGAGGTCAGGACTCCTGGGTCCTGTCCACTTATCCAGAAAGTCCATCCATGTGAGAGAAGTGACCCGCTCTTAAAAGACATTTTCCACTGGGCTGAACACCAGGGTTCGTGCCCTGCACAGAACCTGGACACACGTGACCCCTGTGGGCGAGGATTCCTGTTGAGTGAAAACTTTCATCAGCACCAGAAACCACATAGTGGGAACGATCCCGTCCAGGGGGATGCTGATGAGGCCTCATGTGTGAAGAGCTGTGCTGTCTATGAGTTAGGGAGACCTTGTACTTGCAGGGGGAAAGGGATGGACATGCTGGATAGCTCTAGCCTTTTCCAGCACCAGAGCACTCACAGTGGACTGAGTCCACACAGAACAGCTGAGTTTGCGGAATCATTTGCACACAAGTCGAGTCTCAGTTGTCACCAGGGAGACAGTGATGAACTGATGTTTTTCAGTTGCACTGACGATGAGAAAGCCTTCATGAACGCCTTCAGTCTCCTCGACAACCAGGTAACTCAGGCGGTTGAAGTGCAGTCCTTTAGGTGCCTACCTTGTGGAAATCTGTCCAACGAGAAATCCACTCTTATTCATCATAGAAAACTTCATGGTGGGGAAACATCACATGTGTGCAGGGAGTGTGGAAAGGCCTTCATTAACTTGTCTCACCTAAAAACTCACCAGAAATTTCACACTGGCAAAAGACAATATACATGCAGTGAATGTGGAAAGGCCTTCAGCCGCAAAGACACACTTGTGCAGCACCagagagttcacactggagaaaggtCTTATGACTGCACTGAATGTGGAAAAGCCTACAGCAGAAGCTCCCACCTCGTTCAGCACCAGAGAATTCACACCGGAGAAAGGCCTTATAAATGCAGTGAATGTGGAAAGGCCTTTAGTCGTAAAGACACACTTGTGCAGCACCAGAGATTTCACACAGGGGAAAGGCCTTACGAGTGCAGTGAATGCGGAAAATTCTTTAGCCAAAGCTCTCACCTTATTGAGCACTGGAGAATTCACACCGGGGCGAGGCCTTACGAGTGTAttgaatgtggaaaattctttagccATAACTCCAGCCTCATTAAACATAGGAGAGTCCACACAGGAGCAAAGTCTTATGTGTGCGGCAAATGTGGGAAGGCTTTTGGCTGCAAAGACACACTTGTTCAGCACCAGATAATTCACACTGGTGCACGGCCTTATGAGTGCAGCGAGTGTGGAAAGGCCTTTAGCCGTAAAGATACACTTGTACAGCACCGGAAAATCcacactggagaaaggccttatgagtgcaatgactgtggaaagttctttagCCATAGCTCCAACCTCATTGTGCACcagagaattcacactggagCGAAGCCTTAtgaatgcagtgaatgtgggaaatgcTTTAGCCACAATTCTAGCCTCATTCTACACCAGAGAGTTCACAGTGGAGCGAGGCCTTATGTGTGTAGTGAATGCGGAAAAGCCTACATTAGTAGCTCCCACCTTGTTCAGCACAAGAAAGTTCACACTGGAGCGAGACCTTATAAGTGCAGTGAATGCGGGAAATTCTTTAGCCGCAACTCTAGCCTCATTCTACACCagagagttcacactggagaaaagccttaCGTGTGCAATGAATGTGGGAAGGCCTATAGCAGAAGCTCCCATCTTGTTCGGCACCAGAAAGctcaccctggagaaggacctCATGAATGCGGCAGTTTTGGTGACCCTTTAGCTGCGTCTCTTAAACTTGTTTAA